The Herbaspirillum sp. DW155 genomic interval ACAACGAAGTCACCCCGGCCAACCTGCTCAAGGTGGGCCTGGACGGGCAACTGGCCGAGCCCTCGGATTACAAGGCCAACCCGGCCGGTTTTGCGCTGCACAGCGCCATCCACGGCGCGCGCGACGATCTGCGCTGCGTGATCCACACGCACACCACGCCGATCTCGGCGGTGACCATGAAGAAGAGCGGTTTCGAGCACAACGATTTCTATGGTGCGCAATTGTTCGGGCGCATCGGCTATCACGAGTTCGAGGGGATCACCCTGTTTGCGGAGGAGAAGGAGCGCATGCTGCAGAGCCTCGGTGACAAGCACATTCTGGTCTTGCGCAATCACGGGGTGGCGGTGTGCGAGAGTGATATCCAGCGCGCCTTCTTCTTGCTGTGGACGGTGCAGCGGGCCGCCGAGATCCAGGTGGCGGGACGGTCGATGGCGGGCGAGGATCAGCTCCTGCCGGATGAAGTGCGGCAGAAGTGCGCGGATCTGACGCAGCAGCTCATTCGTAATGACGGGTTTGCGGTGATTTTTTTTGAGGCGATTGTGCGCAAGATGTTGAAGGCGAGTTATCAGGCGAGCTGATTGCCGAAGCCTGCATCGATCACTCAAACAGATAAGTACATCGCGCCAGTCCCGCAGGACGGCGCGATTTTTTCTTCAGACAGGGACGCCCGGACTCAGTTTGCCCTCGTCTTGCCCCACTCCGCTGCCTTGTCCGCCGCCGCGCCGGCCACCGAATACAGCGCGCCCGGCGCATTGCGCGTCTTCTGGAATTCTTCCAGTGACTGGCCGCGCATGGCCGCGTAGATGTGCAGGTTCGATACGCCCACCACCGCTCCCAGTTTTTCCAGCAGGAAGAAGATCACGCCATAACGGATCATGCCCTGCCAGTCGCGCCGGCTGATCATCTCGCGTTCCTCCGCGGAGAGGCCGGCTTCTTCATAGGTCGCCTGCGGATCGGCCAGGAAGCGCTCGCGGAACGCCGGCTGGATCAGCTGGTACAGGTAGCGGTTGATGCGGTAGCGCGTATTGGCGGTTTCCAGCGTGAAAGGATATGTGCCTTCCAGCTGCTCGATGCCCTTGAGCTGCTGCGCCACGTGCTCGCGATGACGCGCCGCCTCGGCCGCCTGCAAGGTCGCATCGGCCGCCACGGCCGGTTCATAGAGCGCCACCGCGATGCCGGTCATGGAAGGCAGGTAATACTCGCGGTGCAGGCAGTTCACGCCGGCCGGCATGGCGCCGCGCATGATGAGCCACATGACGACCTCGGCGCTTTCCAGCCCGCCCAGCGTCGCCAGTTCGGCATGGGTCAGGCGGGTCAGGGCTTCCGGATCATCCTGCAGCAGGTTCAGGAACTGGTGGTCCCACGGCGTATTGTTGAAGCCGGCGCGTTCGCCATGCACCTGATGCGACAGGCCACCGGTGGCGACGATGACCACATCGAGGTCTTCGGGATAGCTTTCGATGGCGCGGCGCAGGCCCTGGCCCAGCTTGTAGCAGCGCCGCGCCGTGGGGATCGGGAACTGCAGCACGCCCACCTGCAGCGGGATGATCTGGCCGGGCCAGCCATGCTGGTGTTCCCACAGCATCGACAAGGGCGAGAAGCAGCCGTGGTCCAGCGGCTTGTTCTGGAAGAAGGCCATGTCGAATTCGTCAGCCATGAGCGAGCTGCCGATATGGCGCGCCAGCGCCGCATGTCCGCCCACGGCGGGCAGCTTGCGGGCGCCGCCGCCCTCGTCGGCAACCTGGTACTCGCTGCCCACGCCCAGCGCAAAGGCGGAGTAATGGTCGAAGAAGAAGGAGGTCACGTGGTCGTTGTAGACCACCAGCAGCACGTCCGGCTGCTTCTGTTGCAGCCATTGCTGCACCGGTTCGTAAGCCTTGAAGATGGGTGCCCAGACGGCATCGTGCTGCTTGTTGGCATCCAGCGCGAAGCCGATGGTGGGTGTATGCGAAGTGGCGATGGCGCCGACGATGTTGGCCATGACGATTTATTCCTGTAACAGATGAATCCGATGTGATTGATGCAGCGGCTTGATCAGACCGCAGCGGCCGGACGCTGCCCCATCTGGATGAAGACGATGATCAGCGCCGCCAGCGTAGCCGGGACCGCGAGAATGGCGATGACAGCACCAAAGCCCCAGCCCATCGACAGCAGCAGGCCGCCAGCGAAGGAGCCGAGGATGCTGCCGAAGCGGCCCACGCCCAGCATCCACGATACGCCTGTGGCGCGCACCACGGTCGGGTAGCAGGAGGGGGCAAAGGCGTTCAGCCCGGTCTGCGCACCGCTCATGCAGAAACCCGCCAGCAGCACGTAGGCCGCGAACATGCCCGACTGCACGCTGCCGGAGGCCAGCAGCAGGATGAAGACGGCCCCCGCGACGTAGGCGGCGGCGATGGCGCGGCTGGGCGACCAGCGGTCCATCAGGAAGCCCACCACCAGCGCGCCGACCGTGCCGCCGAGCTGGAACAGGGCAGTGATGCTGGCCGCCTTCTCGATGGGCAGGCCGGCATCCTTGATGAGCGTGGGCAGCCAGCCCGAGAGCAGGTAGATCACCAGCAGGCCCATGAAGTAAGTGCCCCACAGCGACAGCGTGGTCTTGCGATAGCTGTCCGAGAGCAGCACCCTGGCCGGCTGGCTGCCCTTGACCGGCGGTTCGCTGACGCCAAAGCGCTGGCCCTCGGCGAAGCTGCCGCCACACACGCGCGCCAGGGTGCGGGCAATGCGTTGCACGGGATAGTTGCGCACCACCATGAAGCGCGCCGACTCCGGCACCAGCCACAGGTAGAAGGGCAGGCAGACCAGCGGAATGGCGCCGCCCACCATCAGGACCGTACGCCAGCCGTAATCCGGCAGCAGGGCCGCTGCGAGAAAGCCCACCAGCGCCGAACCCAGGTTGAAGCCGGTGAACATGATGGCCAGCAAGGTGCTGCGCGAACGCTCGGGTACATACTCCGAGAGCAGCGTGGTGGCATTGGGCATGGCCGCACCCAGCCCCAGACCGGTCAGGAAGCGCAGGCCCGAGAGCATCACCACGTCCTGCGCGGCGGCACAGGCCAGGCTGCACAGGCCGAACCAGGCCACTGCCGTCATCAGCAGTTTCTTGCGGCCGTAGCGGTCCGACAGCGGACCGACCAGCAGCGCGCCGATGGCCAGGCCGATGGGCGCGGCGCTCATGACCACGCCGAAGGCGGCGCGCGAAATGCCCCATTCCCTGGTGATGGCGGGGGCGAGGAAGCCCATGATGGCCACGTCCATGCCGTCGGTGGCCACGATGAGGAAGCACAGGATCAGCAGTAACCATTGATAGCCGGACATCTTGCGCCCGTTGATGTACGAACGCACGTCCAGCGATTGTGCTGTATTCATTAAGTCTCCGTGATGGTATCGATTTGTCGGAATCTGCCGGCTTGTCTGCACGCGGCTTGAGGTTGGCTGGTCATGGCGCGGCCAGCGCGCCTTGACTTGGCACAAAGTGTAGGGCGGGGCGGGCGGGCGAGTATTGCTTTCGGCTACCTGAGTGTTGCCATTTGCTAATTGGAGTGGATTTACGGAGGGCCGGGAGAAGGGCTGGCCGCCGCTCAGTGCCAGTGCGCCGCAGCCGCCTCGATCTCTTCCTGCAGGGCGCGCGCGCCCGGCGAGAGGTGGGCGCCCTTGCGCTGCATGAGGCCGATGCGGCGCTCCGTGCCGCGCAGGACGAACGGCAGGGTGGTGAGCTGGCCGGTGGCAATCTCATGCTGCAACTGATGGGCCGAGATCACGGTGAGCATGTCGCTGCCCACCAGCAGGCCGCGCAGCAGCGCCAGGTCGCCCGTTTCCACGGCCGGACGCGGCGCCGGCCAGCCGCTCTCGCGGAAGAACTGATCGATGGAATCGCGCAGCGGCGTGCCCGCCCGCGAGAGTACCCAGGGGTAGCCGTCGAGGTCGCGCAGGGCCAGCCTCCGGCGGCCTGCCAGCGGATGGCCGGCGCGCGCGATCAGGGCGGCACCGTCCTCCACCAGCGCGCGCATGTCGAAGGTGTCGCCGGAAAAGGCGCGCAGGGCGCCGACGATGAAGTCGATGCGCCCGCTCATGAGGCCCGCCGCCAGCTCTTCATAGGGGCTTTCCAGCGAGCGGATCTGCAGACGCGGATGGCGCGCCAGCACCCGCGTCATGGCCGTGGGCAGCAGCTGCGAGCGCGCCAGCGGCAGCGCGCCGACCGTCACCGTCCCTTGCACCACGCCATCGAGCGCGGCAAGGTCTTCAGGAATATGGCGCAGTTCGGCGAGGGCGCGGCCGAAGCGTTCGGTCCAGCGCCGTCCGGCATCGGTGGGCAGCATGCCGTGCGCGGTGCGGAAGAACAGCGCCTGGCCGAGGATGCCCTCCAGCAGCGACAGTGCCTGGCTCACTGCCGAGGGCGAGACCTCCATCAGCCGCGCCACGCTGGGCATGTGATGCGTTTCGGCCAGCAGTGCAGCGGCCTGCAGGCGGCGTTCGTTGAACAGCGCATCCAGACTGGCGACCGGCTTGCCGCTGCGCTCGCGCAGGCGCAGCGCGTCGTCGCGCACTTCGCGCAGTTCCGCCTCGATGCGCTCGACCCGCAGCCTGACCGCTTCCCCGGCCGTGGTGAGCAGCATGCCGCGACCCTTGCGCTCGAACAGCTGCGTCTGCAGGCTCTGCTCCAACGCGGCCACCGAGCGGGCCACGGCCGAGGAGGCGCGCAGCAGCGTGTCGGAAGAGCGGCGCACCCCGCCGGTGGTGGCGACGACGTTGAAGACGTGGAGATGGCGCAGGTTGAGCAGAGACATGGCGGGTCGGCGGAGGGATTCCGGATTCTGAGGGCGATTAGAAAATTAGAACAGAGGAAGGCCCACAACGCAACCAAGCGGGCAGGGGGCTCACGCATACTCGGCGCCATTGTTTTCAAAGGTAAAGACCGGTGTCCGACCTCGACCTCCATTCTCCTGCCGATCCTGATGGTGCCGACCTGCTGGCCATCCCCTGCACTCTGATGCGCGGCGGTACCTCGCGCGGCCCGTTCTTCCTGGCCGATGACCTGCCGCAGGAGACGGCCGCGCGCGACCGCGTGCTGCTGGCCGCGCTCGGCTCGCCCGACCGGCGCCAGATCGATGGCCTGGGCGGCGCCCATCCGCTGACCAGCAAGGCCGGCATCGTCCGCCGCAGCCAGGTGGCCGGGGTGGACCTGGAGTTCCTGTTCGCGCAGTTGCAGCCCGAATCGGATCGCGTCGATACCACGCCCAATTGCGGCAACATGCTGGCCGCCGTGCTGCCCTTTGCCATTGAACGCGGTCTCATCGCAACCGGCCCTGAGACCACCACGGCGCGCATTCTCACGCTCAACACCGGCATGCAATGCGAGGTAACGGTAGAGACCCCGGGCGGCCGCCTGCGCTACCGGGGCGATACCCGCATTGATGGCGTGCCGGGCACGGCCGCACCGGTGCGCATCAACTTCCTCGATACAGCCGGTTCAGTGTGCCCGGCGATGTTGCCCACGGGCCGCGTGCTGGACCGGGTGCGCCATGCCACGGCCGATGGCGGGCAGCGCGAGATCGCCGCCACCCTCATCGACAATGGCATGCCCATGGTGCTGGTGCGGGCGGCAGACTTTGGCTTGGCCGGTGATGAAAGTGTGGCCGACCTCAATGCCGATACCGTCTTGAAGGAAAGGCTGGAAGCCCTGCGCCTGGCCTGCGGACCGTTGATGGGCCTGGGCGACGTGGCCGGCAAGAACTATCCCAAGATGTGCCTGCTGTCGGCCCCCACGGCAGGCGGCACGGTCTCGACCCGCTGCTTCATCCCGCACGTCTGCCACGAAGCCATCGGTGTGCTGGCCGCCGTCACGGTGGCTACCGCCTGCGTGCTGGAAGGCTCGGTGGCGCAAGGGCTGGCGGTGGCTGGCAGCGGCTTGCTGCGCACCGTCTCGGTGGAGCATCCCACCGGGGAATTCAGCGTCGCGCTGGAGCTGGACCCGCGCGATGCGCAACAGATCCGGCGCGCGGCGCTGCTGCGCACGGCGCGTCCCATCCTGCGCGGGGAAGTCCTGATCCCTGCCGAACTCTTGAACCCTCATCCGTAAATCCCATGCGAGACTCTCTCATCATCGACTGTCATGGTCACTACACCACGGCGCCCAAGGCGCTGGAAGACTGGCGCAACCGGCAGATCGCCAACCTGAATACCCCCGAACTGGGCCCCAGGGTGGCCGAGCTGAAGATCAGCGACGACGAACTGCGCGAGTCCATCGAGAGCAACCAGTTGCGCCTGATGAAGGAGCGCGGTGCCGATCTCACCATCTTCTCGCCGCGCGCCTCCTTCATGGCGCATCACATCGGTGATCTCAACACCAGCCAGACCTGGGCGGCCATCTGCAACGAACTGTGCCATCGCGTAGCGCAGCTGTTCCCCGATCACTTCATCGGTGCGGCCATGCTGCCGCAGTCGCCGGGCGCAGACATCCGCACCTCGATTGCCGAGATGGAAAAGTGCGTCAAGGAATATGGTTTCGTCGGCATCAACCTCAATCCGGATCCCTCGGGCGGCCATTGGACTTCGCCGCCGCTGTCCGACCGGTCCTGGTATCCGCTCTACGAAAAGATGGTGGAGCTGGAAGTGCC includes:
- a CDS encoding amidohydrolase family protein — protein: MRDSLIIDCHGHYTTAPKALEDWRNRQIANLNTPELGPRVAELKISDDELRESIESNQLRLMKERGADLTIFSPRASFMAHHIGDLNTSQTWAAICNELCHRVAQLFPDHFIGAAMLPQSPGADIRTSIAEMEKCVKEYGFVGINLNPDPSGGHWTSPPLSDRSWYPLYEKMVELEVPAMIHVSTSCNACFHTTGSHYLNADTTAFMQCLTSDLFKDFPTLKFLIPHGGGAVPYHWGRFRGLAQEMKKPLLEDHLLNNIFFDTCVYHQPGIDLLTRVIPVDNVLFASEMIGAVRGIDPETGHYYDDTKRYIEAAALSPAERHQIYEGNARRVYPRLDAALNAKGLTA
- a CDS encoding gallate dioxygenase, whose product is MANIVGAIATSHTPTIGFALDANKQHDAVWAPIFKAYEPVQQWLQQKQPDVLLVVYNDHVTSFFFDHYSAFALGVGSEYQVADEGGGARKLPAVGGHAALARHIGSSLMADEFDMAFFQNKPLDHGCFSPLSMLWEHQHGWPGQIIPLQVGVLQFPIPTARRCYKLGQGLRRAIESYPEDLDVVIVATGGLSHQVHGERAGFNNTPWDHQFLNLLQDDPEALTRLTHAELATLGGLESAEVVMWLIMRGAMPAGVNCLHREYYLPSMTGIAVALYEPAVAADATLQAAEAARHREHVAQQLKGIEQLEGTYPFTLETANTRYRINRYLYQLIQPAFRERFLADPQATYEEAGLSAEEREMISRRDWQGMIRYGVIFFLLEKLGAVVGVSNLHIYAAMRGQSLEEFQKTRNAPGALYSVAGAAADKAAEWGKTRAN
- a CDS encoding 4-oxalomesaconate tautomerase; protein product: MSDLDLHSPADPDGADLLAIPCTLMRGGTSRGPFFLADDLPQETAARDRVLLAALGSPDRRQIDGLGGAHPLTSKAGIVRRSQVAGVDLEFLFAQLQPESDRVDTTPNCGNMLAAVLPFAIERGLIATGPETTTARILTLNTGMQCEVTVETPGGRLRYRGDTRIDGVPGTAAPVRINFLDTAGSVCPAMLPTGRVLDRVRHATADGGQREIAATLIDNGMPMVLVRAADFGLAGDESVADLNADTVLKERLEALRLACGPLMGLGDVAGKNYPKMCLLSAPTAGGTVSTRCFIPHVCHEAIGVLAAVTVATACVLEGSVAQGLAVAGSGLLRTVSVEHPTGEFSVALELDPRDAQQIRRAALLRTARPILRGEVLIPAELLNPHP
- a CDS encoding aromatic acid/H+ symport family MFS transporter gives rise to the protein MNTAQSLDVRSYINGRKMSGYQWLLLILCFLIVATDGMDVAIMGFLAPAITREWGISRAAFGVVMSAAPIGLAIGALLVGPLSDRYGRKKLLMTAVAWFGLCSLACAAAQDVVMLSGLRFLTGLGLGAAMPNATTLLSEYVPERSRSTLLAIMFTGFNLGSALVGFLAAALLPDYGWRTVLMVGGAIPLVCLPFYLWLVPESARFMVVRNYPVQRIARTLARVCGGSFAEGQRFGVSEPPVKGSQPARVLLSDSYRKTTLSLWGTYFMGLLVIYLLSGWLPTLIKDAGLPIEKAASITALFQLGGTVGALVVGFLMDRWSPSRAIAAAYVAGAVFILLLASGSVQSGMFAAYVLLAGFCMSGAQTGLNAFAPSCYPTVVRATGVSWMLGVGRFGSILGSFAGGLLLSMGWGFGAVIAILAVPATLAALIIVFIQMGQRPAAAV
- a CDS encoding class II aldolase/adducin family protein; the protein is MNIMQFSYGAEKPSHCSDQEWALRIQLAHCYRLVDYLGWTEMIFNHISVRVPGPEHHYLVNPFALNYNEVTPANLLKVGLDGQLAEPSDYKANPAGFALHSAIHGARDDLRCVIHTHTTPISAVTMKKSGFEHNDFYGAQLFGRIGYHEFEGITLFAEEKERMLQSLGDKHILVLRNHGVAVCESDIQRAFFLLWTVQRAAEIQVAGRSMAGEDQLLPDEVRQKCADLTQQLIRNDGFAVIFFEAIVRKMLKASYQAS
- a CDS encoding LysR family transcriptional regulator, with product MSLLNLRHLHVFNVVATTGGVRRSSDTLLRASSAVARSVAALEQSLQTQLFERKGRGMLLTTAGEAVRLRVERIEAELREVRDDALRLRERSGKPVASLDALFNERRLQAAALLAETHHMPSVARLMEVSPSAVSQALSLLEGILGQALFFRTAHGMLPTDAGRRWTERFGRALAELRHIPEDLAALDGVVQGTVTVGALPLARSQLLPTAMTRVLARHPRLQIRSLESPYEELAAGLMSGRIDFIVGALRAFSGDTFDMRALVEDGAALIARAGHPLAGRRRLALRDLDGYPWVLSRAGTPLRDSIDQFFRESGWPAPRPAVETGDLALLRGLLVGSDMLTVISAHQLQHEIATGQLTTLPFVLRGTERRIGLMQRKGAHLSPGARALQEEIEAAAAHWH